One Candidatus Desulfatibia profunda genomic window carries:
- a CDS encoding deoxyguanosinetriphosphate triphosphohydrolase has translation MSIREDFEKREKNFMAPFGCLSSQSRGRLRTEEPCPVRTAFQRDRDRIVYSNAFRRLKRKTQVFLSPLGDHYRTRLTHTLEVSEIARTIARALRLNEDLVEAIALAHDLGHPPFGHGGEMALKEIYSPDFSHHHQSLRIVDVLEKNGRGLNLTYEVRDGILKHSKGYGKIIPDNPEEMACTVEGNIVRIADIMAYLNHDLDDAVRSGVIAADQVPDTCAKVLGSTHSERATVMIKDLISSSKVHNGELRLSMSDAVFAAMAELRQFLYENVYRSPQVHNEFVKAKRILIELFTYFLNNEKMLQKELVAMEMSECNHDSQPNERIICDLIASLTDRYALDLYSKIFFPSPLF, from the coding sequence ATGTCTATACGTGAAGACTTTGAAAAACGGGAAAAAAACTTTATGGCCCCTTTTGGATGTCTAAGTTCCCAATCACGCGGCCGTTTGAGAACCGAAGAGCCTTGTCCTGTCCGAACAGCATTTCAGCGAGATCGGGACCGAATTGTTTATTCAAATGCTTTCAGGCGATTAAAACGCAAGACCCAGGTTTTTCTGTCCCCCTTGGGGGATCATTACCGCACCCGTCTGACCCATACACTCGAGGTATCTGAAATTGCAAGAACGATAGCACGCGCCCTGCGCCTGAACGAAGATTTGGTCGAAGCCATTGCCCTTGCCCATGATCTGGGTCATCCGCCTTTTGGACATGGCGGTGAGATGGCCCTTAAAGAAATATATTCACCGGATTTTTCGCACCACCACCAGAGCCTGCGGATTGTGGATGTCTTGGAAAAAAACGGCAGAGGGCTAAATCTCACTTACGAGGTTCGCGATGGAATTTTGAAGCACTCCAAGGGCTACGGCAAGATTATTCCCGACAACCCTGAAGAAATGGCATGTACGGTTGAAGGGAATATCGTTCGGATTGCCGATATTATGGCTTACCTGAATCATGATCTGGATGACGCCGTCAGAAGCGGTGTCATTGCTGCGGATCAAGTGCCCGATACTTGTGCAAAAGTTCTTGGAAGCACACATTCCGAGCGTGCCACCGTTATGATCAAGGATCTGATTTCTTCGAGCAAGGTGCACAACGGCGAACTGCGGTTGAGCATGAGCGATGCGGTCTTTGCCGCCATGGCCGAACTACGGCAATTTCTTTATGAAAACGTCTACCGTTCTCCCCAAGTCCATAATGAGTTTGTCAAGGCCAAGAGAATTCTGATCGAACTTTTCACCTATTTTTTAAACAACGAAAAAATGCTCCAGAAAGAACTTGTGGCCATGGAGATGTCAGAGTGCAATCATGACAGTCAACCCAACGAGAGGATTATATGTGACCTTATTGCCAGTTTGACAGACCGATACGCACTCGATCTTTATTCAAAAATCTTTTTCCCTTCGCCGCTGTTTTAA
- a CDS encoding YkgJ family cysteine cluster protein yields the protein MKYIDIDNLEQLPGRRLEAGDTFLFRCHPKIACFNQCCRNLNLFLYPYDVIRLKKRLNITSNEFLDNHVDIVLRASNFYPEVLLKMSDHTERTCPFLSNAGCMVYPDRPDTCRTFPLEQGVLYDAAGNSTTLVHFFRPPDFCKGQHENSVWTTRSWAQDQQAVIYNQMTLQWSELKRRFQDDPWGQEGPVGPKAKMVFMATYNLDQFRDFVLNSTFLRRYKVKSATLNKIRSEDVELMQFGFEWVEFFIWGIKPRSFKLR from the coding sequence ATGAAATACATAGACATTGACAACCTGGAGCAATTGCCAGGCAGAAGGCTTGAGGCCGGCGACACATTTTTGTTTCGCTGCCATCCGAAAATCGCCTGCTTTAATCAATGCTGCCGCAACCTTAATCTTTTTTTGTACCCGTATGACGTTATCCGTCTGAAAAAGCGGCTAAACATTACATCCAATGAATTTCTGGACAACCATGTCGATATTGTTTTAAGAGCTTCGAATTTTTATCCCGAAGTACTCCTTAAAATGTCAGACCACACAGAGCGGACCTGCCCTTTTTTGAGCAATGCCGGCTGCATGGTCTATCCGGACCGGCCGGATACCTGCCGGACCTTTCCGCTGGAGCAGGGTGTTCTTTACGATGCCGCCGGCAATTCGACAACACTTGTTCATTTCTTCAGACCGCCGGATTTCTGCAAAGGACAACACGAAAACAGCGTGTGGACGACCCGATCATGGGCCCAGGACCAGCAAGCCGTCATTTATAATCAAATGACGCTGCAATGGTCGGAACTCAAGCGCCGGTTTCAGGACGACCCCTGGGGCCAAGAGGGACCGGTAGGCCCCAAAGCCAAAATGGTCTTTATGGCCACCTACAACCTCGATCAGTTTCGTGACTTTGTGTTGAACAGCACTTTTTTGAGGCGCTACAAAGTAAAATCCGCAACCCTTAACAAGATCCGCTCCGAGGATGTGGAATTGATGCAGTTTGGGTTTGAATGGGTCGAATTCTTCATCTGGGGAATCAAACCCAGGTCTTTTAAACTCCGGTAG